In Rhea pennata isolate bPtePen1 chromosome 8, bPtePen1.pri, whole genome shotgun sequence, one genomic interval encodes:
- the LOC134143765 gene encoding olfactory receptor 9G9-like, translating to MEKEKGNNCTSSSEFLLLGMGNIPSLHTPLFLLLLLIYSVTVVGNSLIVVLVVADRHLHVMDQHPSSECFLLASMSYDRYLAIRQPLLYASLRTWKVCLLMAAGLKFCGPAATDNFFSDFTPLLELACTDTSVVKIVTFILTLLDSVFPFLITLASYVSIIIAILRIPSSMGRQKAFSTCSSNLTVVTVFYGSLIIVHMLPRTPRLRQLNKVFSFFLPCPHAPGQSPHLQSAEQGAQEGPEESTQERFGWYLEVMPVEMVTDNFQLVQSKALPTAGPL from the exons atggagaaagagaaagggaataacTGCACATCATCAAGTGAGTTCCTCCTGCTGGGAATGGGGAACATCCCCTCACTCCATACaccactcttcctcctcttgctcctgatCTACTCGGTGACCGTGGTTGGGAACAGCCTCATTGttgtgctggtggtggcagACCGGCATCTGCATGTAATGGACCAGCATCCAT CTAGTGAGTGTTTCCTGCTGGCATCCATGTCCTATGATCGGTACTTGGCCATACGCCAGCCCCTGCTCTATGCAAGCCTCAGGACCTGGAAGGTTTGTCTCCTGATGGCAGCTGG GTTAAAGTTCTGTGGCCCTGCTGCAACTGACAActtcttctctgattttacTCCTTTGCTGGAGCTCGCGTGCACTGACACCAGTGTAGTTAAAATAGTAACTTTCATCCTGACTCTCCTGGATTCagtcttccccttcctgatCACGCTGGCCTCCTACGTGTCCATCATAATTGCCATCCTGAGGATCCCCTCCAGCATGGGCAGGCAGAAGGCCttctccacctgctcctcgAACCTCACTGTCGTCACTGTTTTCTATGGCTCCCTCATCATTGTCCACATGCTGCCCAGAACCCCCAGACTCAGACAGCTCAACAAGGTGTTCTCCTTCTTCCTACCCTGTCCTCACGCCCCTGGTCAATCTCCTCACCTACAgtctgcagagcaaggagctcaGGAAGGCCCTGAGGAAAGCACTCAGGAAAGATTTGGGTGGTACCTAGAGGTCATGCCAGTTGAAATGGTCACAGACAACTTCCAACTTGTACAAAGCAAAGCGCTGCCTACTGCAGGACCTCTTTAG
- the LOC134143766 gene encoding LOW QUALITY PROTEIN: olfactory receptor 5A2-like (The sequence of the model RefSeq protein was modified relative to this genomic sequence to represent the inferred CDS: inserted 1 base in 1 codon), translated as MYFFLGNLSSVKTCCSSTILPQLLASFLTGDRTISAQGCMTQLYFFIGFAVTECFLLAAMSYDRYLAIRQPLLYASLRTWKVCLLMAAGXLAGGLVFSVVATVFSSRLKFCGPAATDNFFSDFTPLLELACTDTSVVKIVTFILTLLDSVFPFLITLASYVSIIIAILRIPSSMGRQKAFSTCSSNLTVVTVFYGSLIIVHMLPRTPRLRQLNKVFSFFYTILTTLVNLLTYSLQSKELRKALRKALRKDLGGTQGSCQLTWAQTTSNFYKAKYCVLQDLFRSVRP; from the exons ATGTACTTCTTCTTGGGCAATCTGTCCTCTGTGAagacctgctgcagctccaccaTCCTGCCCCAGCTGTTGGCCAGCTTCCTGACTGGAGACAGGACTATCTCTGCTCAGGGTTGTATGACTCAGCTCTATTTCTTCATTGGTTTTGCAGTTACAGAATGTTTCCTGCTGGCAGCCATGTCCTATGATCGGTACTTGGCCATACGCCAGCCCCTGCTCTATGCAAGCCTCAGGACCTGGAAGGTTTGTCTCCTGATGGCAGCTG TCTTGGCTGGGGGTTTGGTCTTTTCTGTAGTAGCCACTGTCTTCTCATCAAGGTTAAAGTTCTGTGGCCCTGCTGCAACTGACAActtcttctctgattttacTCCTTTGCTGGAGCTCGCGTGCACTGACACCAGTGTAGTTAAAATAGTAACTTTCATCCTGACTCTCCTGGATTCagtcttccccttcctgatCACGCTGGCCTCCTACGTGTCCATCATAATTGCCATCCTGAGGATCCCCTCCAGCATGGGCAGGCAGAAGGCCttctccacctgctcctcgAACCTCACTGTCGTCACTGTTTTCTATGGCTCCCTCATCATTGTCCACATGCTGCCCAGAACCCCCAGACTCAGACAGCTCAACAAGGTGTTCTCCTTCTTCTACACCATCCTCACCACCCTGGTCAATCTCCTCACCTATAgtctgcagagcaaggagctcaGGAAGGCCCTGAGGAAAGCACTCAGGAAAGATTTGGGTGGTACCCAGGGCTCATGCCAGTTGACATGGGCACAAACAACTTCTAACTTCTACAAAGCCAAGTACTGTGTACTGCAAGATCTCTTTAGAAGTGTGCGGCCTTGA